The following coding sequences are from one Lycium ferocissimum isolate CSIRO_LF1 chromosome 3, AGI_CSIRO_Lferr_CH_V1, whole genome shotgun sequence window:
- the LOC132050384 gene encoding transcription factor MYB48-like, producing the protein MAQQEMRKGPWTEQEDLQLAFYVNLFGDRRWDFLAKVSGLRRTGKSCRLRWVNYLHPGLKRGKMIPQEERLILELHSKWGNRWSRIAREVPGRTDNEIKNYWRTHVRKKAQYERKNKAFLISPSSSFCNSSSFSSNSPDVDFMPIIENNERNFYDTGGLEKKNNDGDHDNEKGKNMKVYSMDEIWKDIELLEEKPIMLSPIWDYCPNTLWMTDEEDTKTFPKFTCLDNQDNTFLANKELFV; encoded by the exons atggcgcAACAAGAAATGAGAAAAGGTCCTTGGACAGAACAAGAAGATCTTCAACTGGCATTTTACGTGAACTTATTTGGCGATCGACGATGGGATTTCTTGGCCAAAGTTTCAG GTTTGAGAAGAACAGGAAAGAGTTGCAGATTACGTTGGGTGAATTACTTGCATCCTGGTCTCAAACGAGGAAAGATGATTCCTCAAGAAGAACGACTTATTCTTGAACTCCATTCCAAATGGGGAAATAG ATGGTCAAGAATTGCAAGGGAAGTACCGGGGAGAACTgacaatgaaataaaaaattactggAGAACCCACGTGAGGAAGAAGGCTCAATATGAGAGAAAAAACAAGGCTTTTCTTATTTCTCCGTCTTCATCCTTCTGtaattcttcatctttctcttctAACAGTCCTGATGTGGACTTCATGCCCATTATTGAAAACAATGAAAGGAACTTCTATGATACAGGTGGACTTGAGAAAAAGAATAATGATGGTGATCATGATAAcgagaaaggaaaaaacatGAAGGTGTACTCCATGGATGAAATATGGAAAGACATTGAATTATTAGAGGAAAAACCAATTATGTTATCACCTATATGGGATTATTGCCCAAACACTCTATGGATGACTGATGAAGAAGACACTAAGACGTTTCCTAAGTTTACTTGCTTAGACAATCAGGATAACACATTTTTGGCTAACAAAGAGTTATTTGTTTGA